A genomic segment from Gracilinanus agilis isolate LMUSP501 chromosome 1, AgileGrace, whole genome shotgun sequence encodes:
- the LOC123232166 gene encoding olfactory receptor 7D4-like, translating into MGPENQTSISEFLLLGFSEKPEQQLPLFGLFLSMYVVTVGGNLLIMLTIGSDSHLHTPMYFFLSNLSLVDFCLVSTLVPKMLVNFLTHSKAISYAGCLTQMYFFMVFACLDTLLLTVMAYDRFVAICHPLSYVTIMSPQFCGLLVLLSWTISLLNSVLHCLLVMKLFCTEHEIPLFYCDLTQILKLSCTDTLINNILVYLTTVLLGVLPFTGIIFSYTQICSSIMKVPSAGGKYKAFSTCGSHLCVVSLFYGTVLGVYLSSSVTQSSWKSSVASVMYAVVTPMLNPFIYSLRNKDIKDALRRLISRMASSQ; encoded by the coding sequence ATGGGACCAGAAAACCAAACAAGTATCTCTGAATTTCTTCTTCTAGGATTTTCTGAGAAGCCAGAGCAGCAGCTGCCTCTCTTTGGGCTATTCCTCAGCATGTACGTGGTCACAGTGGGTGGGAACCTTCTCATCATGCTGACCATTGGTTCTGATTCCCACCTTCACACCCCTAtgtatttcttcctctccaaCCTGTCCTTAGTGGATTTCTGTTTGGTGTCTACCTTGGTCCCCAAAATGCTGGTGAACTTCCTGACACACAGTAAGGCCATCTCCTATGCTGGCTGCCTCACCCAGATGTACTTCTTCATGGTTTTTGCTTGTTTAGACACCTTACTCCTCACTGTGATGGCCTATGATCGCTTTGTGGCCATTTGTCACCCGTTGAGTTATGTGACCATCATGAGCCCACAATTCTGTGGCTTGCTGGTTTTACTCTCCTGGACTATCAGTCTTCTAAATTCAGTACTCCATTGCCTTTTGGTGATGAAACTTTTCTGTACAGAACATGAGATTCCTCTCTTTTACTGTGATCTTACTCAGATTCTTAAACTGTCTTGTACCGACACCCTCATCAATAATATCTTGGTATATTTAACAACTGTACTGCTGGGTGTTCTTCCCTTCACAGGAATAATTTTCTCTTATACTCAGATATGTTCTTCTATAATGAAGGTCCCATCTGCTGGGGGAAAGTATAAAGCATTTTCTACCTGTGGGTCTCACCTCTGTGTTGTTTCATTATTCTATGGAACAGTTCTTGGAGTATATCTGAGTTCCTCAGTCACACAGTCTTCTTGGAAGAGCTCAGTCGCCTCAGTAATGTATGCTGTGGTTACTCCCATGTTGAATCCCTTCATTTATAGTCTGAGGAacaaagacatcaaagatgccctGAGAAGACTCATTAGCAGAATGGCTTCCTCTCAGTGA